A single region of the Halorussus gelatinilyticus genome encodes:
- a CDS encoding NUMOD3 domain-containing DNA-binding protein, with protein sequence MKRYQSGHWLKVKYRDEGLTQKEIADECGVSPSTIRKYMKKFDIPTREMRGENHPMHGRERTEEEKRKISESLEGRSLSEETRRRMSKSREGNEIPDAVRERIATSLEGITRSKETRQKMSKSTAGEDNPNWRGGYSKRYGSGWSVAREAVRERDEVCQHCGHDGTRRRLEVHHIVPVRVFRDVERLEVEDAHAVENLVLLCKRCHGKADHGKIEFDAPIELLFEA encoded by the coding sequence ATGAAGCGGTATCAGAGCGGCCACTGGCTGAAAGTGAAGTACCGGGACGAGGGGCTGACGCAGAAAGAAATCGCGGACGAGTGTGGCGTTTCACCATCGACGATTCGAAAATACATGAAAAAGTTCGATATTCCAACCCGAGAGATGCGCGGAGAGAATCACCCGATGCACGGGCGAGAACGAACCGAGGAGGAAAAACGGAAAATTTCCGAATCGCTAGAGGGTCGGTCGCTCTCCGAAGAGACTCGGCGAAGAATGTCTAAATCCCGCGAAGGAAACGAGATACCCGACGCTGTTCGCGAACGAATTGCTACCTCGCTCGAAGGAATCACCCGGTCGAAGGAGACTCGACAGAAGATGAGCAAATCGACGGCCGGAGAGGACAATCCGAACTGGCGAGGTGGCTACAGCAAGCGATACGGTTCGGGATGGTCGGTGGCACGCGAGGCCGTCCGTGAGCGCGACGAAGTGTGCCAACACTGTGGTCACGATGGAACTCGGCGTCGTCTAGAAGTCCACCATATCGTTCCTGTGCGGGTGTTCCGAGACGTAGAACGCTTAGAAGTCGAAGATGCACACGCCGTGGAGAACTTAGTCCTCCTCTGCAAGCGGTGTCACGGTAAAGCAGACCACGGAAAAATCGAGTTCGACGCACCGATAGAACTACTGTTCGAAGCCTGA
- a CDS encoding PAS domain-containing sensor histidine kinase, whose amino-acid sequence MATDRTSLAEVRKTVEGMGTEREPVTAGGFADEVGWSRQRAAEKLDELVERGDARCKQTGEGGRVWWLTDREDDDERLRRERNQTEQLLKTSPVAIWVRDSDGSLVLANQRAREILGVSERDVREESETTVDVNVYDANGNPLLPDERPSAEVRDTGEPLFNEELFVETASGERTWLSVNVAPVFDPDGELDRVIITAEDITALKQRERELETELSETLGRISDAFYALDEEYRFTHVNEQAEELLQHSEAELLGESLWEMFPESAETDEVWDSFHTAMETQEATSYELYYPPLDFWVEANVYPSETGVSVYFRDVTERVQREQELRESERRYRTLAENFPEGLVTLFDEDRRYTLATGRAFEYLDESPEDVEGHRPEEVWTDETVADTVDEALQSALDGSPESVETTYSGREWILHAVPITDDDGDISMGTTMALDITERKEHERRLERFASVVSHGLRNPLSIAQMYLNMAQDGGEPDDFEQVEQALDRMETIIENLLTTTRRGQTISGTEPVSLAEASEAAWQNVKTGDATLRVEEDVGTVSADAEQLQTVLENLFRNSIEHAGADGAVRVGSLDGGFYVEDDGPGIPPEESGEIFEYGYTSGSGSGIGLAVVKDIVDVHGWDISVTEGANGGARFEIRGVKSESSDANP is encoded by the coding sequence ATGGCGACAGACCGGACTTCGCTCGCCGAAGTACGAAAAACGGTCGAAGGGATGGGGACGGAACGCGAACCGGTCACGGCGGGCGGGTTCGCAGACGAAGTCGGTTGGAGTCGACAGCGGGCCGCCGAGAAACTCGACGAGTTGGTGGAACGCGGTGACGCGAGGTGCAAGCAGACCGGCGAAGGAGGCCGCGTGTGGTGGCTCACCGACCGCGAAGACGACGACGAGCGACTCCGCCGGGAGCGCAACCAGACCGAGCAGTTGCTGAAGACTTCGCCCGTCGCTATCTGGGTCCGGGACAGCGACGGGAGCTTGGTGCTGGCGAACCAGCGGGCCAGAGAGATTCTCGGTGTCTCCGAGCGGGACGTCCGAGAGGAGAGCGAGACCACCGTCGACGTGAACGTCTACGACGCGAACGGGAACCCGCTTCTACCGGACGAGCGACCCTCGGCCGAGGTCCGCGACACCGGCGAACCACTGTTCAACGAGGAGCTTTTCGTCGAGACGGCGAGCGGTGAACGGACGTGGCTATCGGTGAACGTCGCTCCCGTCTTCGACCCCGACGGCGAACTCGACCGGGTCATCATCACGGCGGAGGATATCACGGCGCTCAAGCAGCGCGAACGCGAACTCGAGACCGAACTCAGCGAAACGCTCGGCCGAATCTCCGACGCCTTCTACGCGCTCGACGAGGAGTACCGGTTCACGCACGTCAACGAGCAGGCGGAGGAACTCCTCCAGCACTCCGAGGCGGAACTGCTCGGCGAGAGCCTCTGGGAGATGTTCCCCGAATCCGCCGAGACCGACGAGGTCTGGGACAGTTTCCACACGGCGATGGAGACCCAGGAGGCGACCAGCTACGAACTGTACTACCCGCCGCTTGACTTCTGGGTAGAGGCGAACGTTTACCCGTCGGAAACCGGGGTGTCGGTGTACTTCCGGGACGTGACCGAACGGGTCCAACGCGAGCAGGAACTCCGCGAGTCCGAGCGGCGATACCGGACGCTCGCCGAGAACTTCCCCGAGGGCCTCGTCACCCTGTTCGACGAGGACCGGCGATACACGCTCGCCACGGGACGGGCGTTCGAGTATCTTGACGAGTCGCCCGAAGACGTCGAAGGACACCGCCCCGAGGAGGTCTGGACCGACGAAACGGTGGCCGACACGGTGGACGAAGCCCTCCAGAGCGCGCTCGACGGCTCTCCCGAGTCGGTCGAAACCACCTACTCCGGCCGGGAGTGGATACTCCACGCGGTCCCTATCACCGACGACGACGGGGATATCTCGATGGGGACGACAATGGCGCTGGACATCACCGAGCGCAAGGAACACGAACGGCGGTTGGAGCGGTTCGCCAGCGTCGTCTCCCACGGCCTCCGGAACCCGCTCTCCATCGCCCAGATGTACCTGAACATGGCGCAAGACGGGGGCGAACCGGACGACTTCGAGCAGGTCGAGCAGGCGCTCGACAGGATGGAAACGATAATCGAGAATCTACTGACGACGACGCGCCGAGGGCAGACCATCTCCGGAACCGAACCCGTCTCCCTCGCAGAGGCCAGCGAGGCCGCGTGGCAGAACGTCAAGACGGGCGACGCGACGCTCCGAGTCGAAGAGGATGTCGGAACGGTCTCCGCGGACGCGGAGCAACTGCAGACGGTACTGGAGAATCTCTTCCGGAACTCCATCGAACACGCCGGAGCGGACGGCGCGGTCCGCGTCGGCTCCTTGGACGGTGGGTTCTACGTCGAGGACGACGGGCCGGGGATTCCCCCGGAGGAGTCCGGCGAGATTTTCGAGTATGGGTACACCTCGGGAAGCGGGTCGGGCATCGGACTCGCCGTCGTCAAGGACATCGTCGACGTCCACGGCTGGGACATCTCGGTGACTGAGGGAGCGAACGGCGGTGCGCGATTCGAGATTCGAGGCGTCAAGAGCGAGTCCTCCGACGCTAATCCGTGA
- a CDS encoding DUF58 domain-containing protein: protein MITTDFLDELDRFDAANDRDARSKHQGDRTTEAVGEGLTFADYRRYAPGDEPRFIDWNLYARTDELYVKQFEAERNFTVHVLVDASASMDFGDPHKFETAAKLGLGFAYLTAREHNEFRFAVFDETARRLDRGRSNRREVLGLVEECNAVDPDGEAAFEAALTDYAAAIDSKALVVVCSDFLADVETIDAGLEALASNQLLLAHVAAPDEQTLPTGGDTLFEALESDRSLRAYVSNRLEESYRDRFDAHRDSVENVAHDLAARYEFVDTGWPFFEAFGDLWFE, encoded by the coding sequence ATGATTACGACCGACTTCCTCGACGAACTCGACCGCTTCGACGCCGCCAACGACCGCGACGCCCGCTCGAAGCATCAGGGCGACCGCACCACCGAGGCGGTCGGCGAGGGTCTGACGTTCGCAGACTACCGGCGGTACGCGCCCGGCGACGAACCGCGGTTCATCGACTGGAACCTCTACGCCCGGACCGACGAACTCTACGTCAAGCAGTTCGAGGCCGAGCGCAACTTCACGGTCCACGTGCTGGTGGACGCCAGCGCGTCGATGGACTTCGGCGACCCCCACAAGTTCGAGACCGCCGCGAAACTGGGACTCGGATTCGCCTACCTCACCGCCCGCGAACACAACGAGTTCCGGTTCGCAGTCTTCGACGAGACCGCCCGCCGACTCGACCGTGGCCGGTCGAACCGCAGGGAGGTCCTCGGACTGGTCGAGGAGTGCAACGCGGTCGACCCCGACGGCGAGGCCGCCTTCGAGGCCGCGCTCACCGATTACGCCGCCGCCATCGACTCGAAGGCGCTCGTCGTCGTCTGTAGCGACTTTTTGGCGGACGTCGAGACTATCGACGCCGGACTGGAGGCGCTGGCCTCCAACCAACTCCTGCTCGCGCACGTCGCCGCGCCCGACGAGCAGACCCTCCCGACCGGCGGGGACACTCTCTTCGAGGCGCTGGAGTCCGACCGGTCGCTCCGGGCCTACGTGAGCAACCGACTGGAGGAGTCGTATCGGGACCGCTTCGACGCGCACCGAGATAGCGTCGAGAACGTGGCTCACGACCTCGCGGCGCGCTACGAGTTCGTAGACACGGGTTGGCCGTTCTTCGAGGCGTTCGGAGATTTGTGGTTCGAGTGA
- a CDS encoding AAA family ATPase: protein MTDRNQAIDDVTNRIQAIRSEVRRRIVGQEQVVDKVLACLLCDGNALLESTPGLGKTLLVRTLAEVTGLSFSRIQNTPDLMPSDVIGTEMVRETETGRTFTFEKGPVFANLVLSDEINRATPKTQSALLEAMEEGQVTAGNETYDLPEPFFVLATQNPIDQEGTYPLPEAQSDRFLMKIIVDFPSAEAEREIVDRYTGDVDASVSVEPQVSTAELRKMQQLTHQVPIADDLRDLAVDLVRDTRTAEDLEYGASPRASMSLVRAAKARALVEGRTHVGREDVTAMAVPVLRHRVVVDFRAEREGLTPDDAVRALVEDR, encoded by the coding sequence ATGACCGACCGAAACCAAGCGATAGACGACGTGACGAACCGCATTCAGGCCATCCGTTCCGAGGTCCGACGCCGCATCGTCGGCCAAGAGCAGGTCGTGGACAAAGTGCTGGCCTGCCTGCTCTGCGACGGGAACGCGCTGCTGGAGAGTACGCCCGGTCTCGGCAAGACGCTCCTCGTGCGGACGCTGGCCGAGGTGACGGGGCTGTCGTTCTCGCGCATCCAGAACACGCCGGACCTGATGCCCTCGGACGTCATCGGGACCGAGATGGTCCGCGAGACCGAGACCGGCCGGACGTTCACCTTCGAGAAGGGACCGGTGTTCGCCAACCTCGTCCTCTCCGACGAGATAAATCGGGCGACGCCCAAGACCCAGTCCGCACTGCTGGAAGCGATGGAGGAAGGGCAGGTGACGGCGGGCAACGAGACCTACGACTTGCCGGAGCCGTTCTTCGTGCTGGCGACCCAGAACCCCATCGACCAAGAGGGGACCTACCCGCTCCCGGAGGCCCAGTCCGACCGCTTCCTGATGAAGATTATCGTGGACTTCCCCTCCGCGGAGGCCGAGCGCGAAATCGTGGACCGCTACACCGGCGACGTGGACGCCTCCGTCTCGGTCGAGCCACAAGTCTCGACGGCCGAACTCCGGAAGATGCAACAGCTCACCCATCAGGTTCCTATCGCCGACGACCTGCGGGATCTCGCGGTGGACCTCGTGCGCGACACCCGGACCGCCGAGGACCTCGAATACGGCGCGAGTCCCCGCGCCAGCATGTCGCTCGTCCGCGCGGCGAAGGCCCGCGCGCTCGTGGAGGGCCGGACGCACGTCGGCCGCGAGGACGTGACCGCGATGGCGGTGCCGGTCCTCCGACACCGCGTCGTCGTGGACTTCCGGGCCGAGCGCGAGGGGCTGACGCCCGACGACGCCGTTCGCGCGCTGGTCGAGGACCGATGA
- a CDS encoding DUF7502 family protein, with the protein MSDESDPAETPTDDGTTGTADWVVTDSEDSPAVTDADEPPVATDDPAAGTDAPADAAEESSTDADERDEIEAALAEVRRECRKVALVYASLDAVCVLLAARLAATLAGVPTLATDVAPATFDSLGAPAPSVGTAVALGVGLVAFAADAYARTRRPAAEQFEAANPEIAEALRTARDAARDDRSNPMVRALYADVLDRLRETSSANLLNATRLAATFLVAVAVSLATVQTAVVGFDLGLAGPTGQDVGGAGGGGDSGGQFTTQSAALQSGEEVLGDPTDVSAGSENLSAAVNASPGGEGDREWNYDSSSGGGSEDAAVDPQRAGFSSPERVEDAALVQRYAHELDGNATDS; encoded by the coding sequence ATGAGCGACGAGTCGGACCCGGCCGAAACTCCCACCGACGACGGAACGACAGGCACCGCCGATTGGGTCGTCACCGACTCCGAGGACTCCCCGGCCGTCACCGACGCCGACGAACCTCCGGTCGCCACCGACGACCCCGCCGCCGGCACCGACGCCCCCGCCGACGCCGCGGAAGAATCCTCGACGGACGCGGACGAACGCGACGAAATCGAGGCCGCGCTCGCCGAGGTCCGCCGGGAGTGTCGGAAGGTCGCGCTCGTCTACGCCAGCCTCGACGCGGTCTGCGTCCTGCTGGCGGCCCGGTTGGCGGCGACGCTCGCCGGCGTCCCGACGCTCGCGACCGACGTCGCACCCGCCACGTTCGACTCGCTCGGCGCGCCAGCGCCGAGCGTGGGCACCGCGGTCGCGCTCGGCGTCGGTCTCGTCGCGTTCGCCGCGGACGCCTACGCCCGGACGCGACGACCCGCCGCCGAGCAGTTCGAGGCGGCCAACCCCGAAATCGCGGAGGCGCTCCGGACCGCCCGTGACGCCGCGCGCGACGACCGCTCGAACCCGATGGTCCGGGCGCTGTACGCCGACGTGCTGGACCGCCTGCGAGAGACCTCCAGCGCGAACCTGCTGAACGCGACCCGCCTCGCGGCGACGTTCCTCGTCGCCGTCGCGGTGAGTCTGGCGACGGTCCAGACTGCGGTGGTCGGGTTCGACCTCGGGCTTGCCGGGCCGACCGGACAGGACGTCGGTGGCGCTGGCGGCGGTGGCGACTCGGGCGGCCAGTTCACCACCCAGTCCGCGGCGCTCCAGAGCGGCGAGGAAGTCCTCGGCGACCCGACCGACGTGTCCGCCGGCTCGGAGAACCTCTCGGCCGCGGTGAACGCGAGTCCCGGCGGCGAGGGCGACCGCGAGTGGAACTACGACTCGTCGTCGGGCGGCGGAAGCGAGGACGCTGCCGTGGACCCCCAGCGCGCCGGGTTCTCCTCGCCCGAGCGCGTCGAGGACGCGGCGCTCGTCCAGCGATACGCCCACGAACTCGACGGCAACGCGACCGACTCGTGA
- a CDS encoding vWA domain-containing protein, with the protein MSPALPLVALPGLDASLSFTRPLALAGVPVAALVVFLLVRGGRDGGGSEGEADAADAATSAADRTASRRVRLALAATRLLVATCLVVAAAGPTTVTTATTAGDPSVTMLVDESASMGVHSPVADDLESRIEDHGVGVERVTVASGNRSRVGEGVVANLRPNASLLVVSDGRVTGGASLAEATDLARSVNATINRVRLTTNRSDSRVVVTGPRKASVGVTNRFGVRVAGVEGAPAGRPISVSIDGEAVVSRKVPKDGTFTVEHNFSSTGPHRVTARLGGEEAYAVDDTYRKTVQVVEQPRVLYVSRGNYAFEKYLRNLYDVTRAKSVPDDLSEYYAVVVHDVAAPDLGNVTALQNHVIDGGGLVTVGGPHAYGRGDYGDSRLSSLLPVEVGGETGRKSRVVLAVDVSGSAAAGMRVQKSLALNVLSQLGDRNEVGIVAFAGGAYRVAGLSSLESDRAALKKKIRSLRSGGTTNVGKGLLGASKLLGDEGGTVILLSDGRDRSKPTFSAAERLADRNVRVVSVGVGNVHEKLLRGVAERTDGTFLLANQTSRLRVRFGGANRRYSGDHAVVVDDGHFVTRGVSPTASLPGVNDVSVKRGADLLVATGDGAPALSTWRFGLGRVAAVTAYGADGSLGGLRSKPDSLLLSRTVNWAIGDPQRKATGVVAAPDTRIGEAATVVYAGESKPSNASLSFSEVAPGRYEAEAVPSALGYREVLGSAYAVNYPAEYAALGVSPELKRAVERTGGRAFAPNQPAKIAAAVKRQATRKREVRKSWDWAVLLVGLLVFVGEICARRIRRRRGNGVIP; encoded by the coding sequence ATGAGTCCGGCACTCCCGCTGGTGGCCCTGCCCGGTCTCGACGCTTCGCTCTCGTTCACCCGACCGCTCGCGCTCGCCGGCGTGCCGGTCGCCGCGCTCGTCGTCTTCCTGCTGGTTCGAGGCGGGCGCGACGGCGGCGGGAGCGAGGGCGAAGCCGACGCGGCCGACGCCGCGACGTCGGCCGCGGACCGCACCGCGAGTCGTCGCGTCCGCCTCGCGCTGGCCGCCACCCGACTCCTCGTCGCGACCTGCCTCGTCGTCGCGGCCGCGGGACCGACGACGGTCACGACCGCGACCACCGCGGGCGACCCGAGCGTCACGATGCTGGTGGACGAGTCGGCGAGCATGGGTGTCCACTCGCCGGTCGCCGACGACCTCGAATCCCGAATCGAGGACCACGGGGTCGGTGTCGAGCGCGTCACGGTCGCCTCCGGCAACCGCTCGCGGGTCGGCGAGGGCGTCGTCGCCAACCTCCGGCCGAACGCGAGTCTGCTGGTCGTCTCGGACGGGCGAGTCACGGGCGGCGCGTCGCTGGCCGAGGCGACCGACCTCGCGCGGTCGGTGAACGCCACCATCAACCGCGTCCGCCTGACGACCAATCGGTCGGACTCGCGCGTCGTCGTCACCGGCCCGCGGAAGGCCAGCGTCGGCGTGACAAACCGCTTCGGCGTCCGGGTCGCGGGCGTCGAGGGCGCGCCGGCGGGCAGGCCGATTTCGGTCTCCATCGACGGCGAGGCGGTCGTCTCCCGGAAGGTTCCGAAGGACGGTACCTTCACCGTCGAACACAACTTCTCTTCGACCGGGCCGCACCGCGTGACCGCCCGACTCGGCGGCGAGGAAGCCTACGCCGTGGACGACACGTACCGCAAGACCGTCCAAGTCGTCGAGCAACCCCGCGTCCTCTACGTGAGTCGCGGCAACTACGCCTTCGAGAAGTACCTCCGGAACCTGTACGACGTGACTCGCGCGAAGTCGGTGCCCGACGACCTGAGCGAGTACTACGCCGTGGTCGTCCACGACGTGGCCGCGCCGGACCTCGGGAACGTCACCGCCTTGCAGAACCACGTCATCGACGGCGGCGGTCTCGTCACGGTCGGCGGTCCCCACGCGTACGGGAGGGGCGACTACGGCGACTCGCGACTCTCGTCGCTGCTCCCCGTGGAGGTCGGCGGCGAGACCGGCCGGAAGTCCCGCGTCGTGCTGGCGGTGGACGTGTCTGGAAGCGCCGCCGCCGGGATGCGCGTCCAGAAGTCCTTGGCGCTGAACGTCCTCTCGCAACTCGGCGACCGCAACGAGGTCGGCATCGTCGCCTTCGCCGGGGGCGCCTACCGGGTCGCCGGCCTCTCGTCGCTCGAATCCGACCGTGCGGCCCTGAAGAAGAAGATTCGGAGCCTCCGGAGCGGCGGCACGACGAACGTCGGGAAGGGACTGCTCGGCGCGTCGAAACTGCTCGGCGACGAGGGCGGCACCGTCATCCTCCTGAGCGACGGCCGGGACCGCTCGAAACCCACGTTCTCGGCGGCCGAGCGACTCGCCGACCGGAACGTCCGGGTCGTCAGCGTCGGCGTCGGTAACGTCCACGAGAAGCTCCTCCGCGGCGTCGCCGAGCGGACCGACGGCACCTTCCTGCTGGCCAACCAGACCAGCAGGCTCCGGGTCAGGTTCGGCGGCGCGAACCGACGCTACAGCGGCGACCACGCGGTCGTCGTGGACGACGGCCACTTCGTCACGCGCGGCGTCTCGCCGACCGCGAGTCTGCCGGGCGTCAACGACGTGAGCGTCAAGCGCGGTGCCGACCTGCTGGTGGCGACCGGCGACGGCGCGCCCGCCCTCTCGACGTGGCGGTTCGGTCTCGGCCGAGTCGCCGCCGTCACGGCTTACGGCGCGGACGGCAGCTTGGGCGGTCTCCGGTCGAAACCCGACTCGCTGTTGCTCTCGCGGACGGTCAACTGGGCCATCGGCGACCCGCAGCGGAAGGCGACCGGCGTCGTCGCCGCGCCCGACACCCGCATCGGCGAGGCCGCGACGGTCGTCTACGCGGGCGAATCGAAGCCGTCGAACGCCAGCCTCTCGTTCTCTGAGGTCGCGCCCGGCCGGTACGAGGCCGAGGCGGTCCCGTCGGCGCTCGGGTATCGGGAGGTTCTCGGGAGCGCATACGCGGTCAACTACCCCGCCGAGTACGCCGCGCTCGGGGTCTCGCCCGAACTGAAGCGCGCGGTCGAACGCACCGGCGGCCGAGCGTTCGCGCCGAACCAGCCCGCGAAAATCGCGGCCGCGGTGAAGCGACAGGCGACTCGCAAGCGCGAGGTCCGCAAATCGTGGGACTGGGCGGTCCTGCTCGTCGGCCTGCTCGTCTTCGTCGGGGAAATCTGCGCCCGGCGAATCCGGCGACGACGCGGCAACGGAGTGATACCATGA
- a CDS encoding BatA domain-containing protein: protein MRPVEPTSAAVSGFGPLSTLPGLESLSSAFLRPLGLAALAAAIPVLALYLLKPDPERIEFPAVEFLAGDSEERRRHPALRRLRRNAVLAVQLLAILAVAVSLAAPYVPVSESETVSETVLVVDATASMATESGGTTRFDRAISAATDAATAETSVVVAGAETAVVARRAPPAEAKATLSGLSVADAPGDLRGAIDRAAAVAGEEARIVVVSDFASDDWRSAVASARARGYDVSLRQFARGGASNVGVVNYAFADGSASVRVKNFGDAKATRKVSLGDESVSLTLAPGEVASVDLPVPAGGGTLRLSPGDRFPTDDRLSIAAPDEPTMDVLVVTNDPDRSLVTALRVIRGMRVTVKNPPASVSKSYDLVVFGGVEPGRLLNGTVQVARETLAGGGGVVIQAQSNLSAVGYGDLLPVVPNGTVSDPAIRQPNATGLTADVTFPAPKTAVRAELRSGRALLETVNGTPLLASAPRGPGEILYYGYPDGSSFAHNYRYPVFWKRVVYDLTGRRSLSAMNPETGTSLSLGGNATAKTPSGTRTGSVLTFREAGFYAVGGDRYGASLASATESNVSAPRVGGDGSGASAGDTETTTVPQKLTPVVAGVALVFVLLELAVLRYRGDL, encoded by the coding sequence GTGCGTCCCGTCGAACCGACGTCGGCGGCGGTCTCCGGGTTCGGACCGCTCTCGACGCTCCCCGGACTCGAATCGCTCTCGTCGGCGTTCCTCCGACCGCTCGGTCTCGCCGCGCTGGCGGCCGCGATTCCCGTCCTCGCGCTGTACCTCCTGAAACCCGACCCGGAGCGAATCGAGTTCCCGGCGGTCGAGTTCCTCGCCGGCGACAGTGAGGAACGACGCCGCCACCCCGCGCTCCGTCGCCTCCGGCGCAACGCCGTCCTCGCGGTCCAGTTGCTCGCCATCCTCGCGGTCGCCGTCTCGCTGGCCGCGCCCTACGTCCCGGTCTCGGAGAGCGAGACCGTCTCGGAGACCGTCCTCGTCGTGGACGCGACCGCGAGCATGGCGACCGAGTCCGGCGGAACCACCCGGTTCGACCGGGCGATTTCGGCCGCGACGGACGCCGCGACCGCCGAGACCTCCGTGGTCGTCGCGGGCGCGGAGACTGCGGTGGTCGCGCGGCGCGCACCCCCGGCGGAGGCGAAGGCAACGCTCTCGGGTCTCTCGGTCGCGGACGCGCCGGGCGACCTCCGCGGAGCTATCGACCGGGCCGCCGCGGTCGCGGGCGAGGAGGCCCGCATCGTCGTGGTGAGCGACTTCGCCTCGGACGACTGGCGCTCGGCGGTCGCCTCGGCGCGCGCCAGAGGCTACGACGTGTCGCTCCGGCAGTTCGCCCGCGGCGGCGCAAGCAACGTCGGCGTCGTGAACTACGCCTTCGCCGACGGCAGCGCGTCGGTCCGCGTGAAGAACTTCGGCGACGCGAAGGCGACCCGGAAGGTCTCGCTCGGCGACGAGAGCGTGTCGCTGACGCTCGCGCCCGGCGAGGTCGCGTCGGTAGACCTGCCGGTGCCCGCGGGCGGCGGCACCCTCCGGCTCTCGCCCGGCGACAGGTTCCCGACCGACGACCGACTCTCGATCGCGGCCCCGGACGAACCGACGATGGACGTGCTGGTCGTCACCAACGACCCGGACCGGTCGCTCGTCACCGCCCTGCGGGTCATCCGCGGGATGAGGGTGACCGTCAAGAACCCACCCGCGTCGGTCTCCAAGTCCTACGACCTCGTGGTCTTCGGCGGGGTCGAACCCGGCCGCCTCCTGAACGGGACGGTGCAGGTCGCCCGCGAGACGCTGGCCGGGGGCGGCGGCGTCGTGATTCAGGCCCAGTCGAACCTCTCGGCGGTCGGCTACGGCGACCTACTCCCGGTCGTGCCCAACGGCACGGTTTCGGACCCCGCGATTCGCCAGCCGAACGCGACCGGTCTCACCGCGGACGTGACCTTCCCGGCCCCGAAGACCGCGGTCCGGGCCGAACTCCGGTCGGGCCGCGCGCTGCTGGAGACGGTCAACGGGACGCCCCTGCTGGCGAGCGCGCCGCGCGGTCCCGGAGAGATACTCTACTACGGCTACCCCGACGGGTCGTCGTTCGCGCACAACTACCGATACCCCGTCTTCTGGAAGCGCGTCGTCTACGACCTGACGGGTCGCCGGTCGCTCTCCGCGATGAACCCCGAGACCGGCACGTCGCTCTCTCTCGGCGGGAACGCGACCGCGAAGACGCCCTCCGGAACGCGAACGGGGAGCGTCCTCACGTTCCGCGAGGCCGGATTCTACGCGGTCGGAGGCGACCGCTACGGCGCGTCGCTCGCCAGCGCGACCGAGTCGAACGTCTCCGCGCCCCGCGTCGGCGGCGACGGGTCGGGCGCGAGCGCGGGCGACACCGAGACCACGACCGTCCCGCAGAAGCTCACGCCCGTCGTCGCGGGCGTCGCGCTCGTGTTCGTCCTGCTCGAACTGGCCGTCCTGCGCTACCGAGGTGACCTCTGA
- a CDS encoding secondary thiamine-phosphate synthase enzyme YjbQ produces the protein MFDVETDRRTQVVDVTDRVAAEIPDDATGLCTVFVRHTTAGVVLQEAESGLLDDIEAFAEGLAPSDGDYRHDRIDDNADAHLRATVLGESVSVPVEDGELALGTWQSVLFVECDGPRTRQVEVVVTE, from the coding sequence ATGTTCGACGTCGAGACCGACCGGCGCACGCAGGTCGTGGACGTGACCGACCGCGTGGCCGCCGAGATTCCCGACGACGCGACGGGCCTCTGCACCGTCTTCGTCCGCCACACCACCGCCGGGGTCGTCCTCCAAGAGGCCGAGTCCGGCCTGCTGGACGACATCGAGGCGTTCGCGGAGGGACTCGCGCCGAGCGACGGCGACTACCGCCACGACCGCATCGACGACAACGCCGACGCCCACCTGCGGGCGACCGTGCTGGGCGAGTCGGTGAGCGTGCCCGTCGAGGACGGCGAGTTGGCGCTCGGAACGTGGCAGTCCGTGCTGTTCGTGGAGTGTGACGGCCCGCGGACGCGGCAGGTCGAGGTGGTCGTGACCGAGTGA